The window tgactgagactgaggagaagaccaaggaATACGACGAGATTGCCTTCAAGTACATGTACATTGCTGGCGTTCCTCTGCTGATCGCATACGGCATCTACTCTCTTTACTACGATTCACACAAGTCGTGGTACTCTTACATCATCACAACCCTGGTAGGGTCCGTCTACGCCTACGGATTCCTCATGATGATTCCTTCGCTGTACATCAACTACCGCCTGAAGAGTGTTGCACACATGCCCGCCAAGGCCATGATGTACAAGTTCCTCAATACCTTTATTGATGATTTGTTCGCGTTTACCATCAAGATGCCCTTCCTCCATCGCCTGGCAACTCTCCGTGACGACGTCATTTTCTTCATATATCTATACCAGCGATGGGCTTACCGCATCGACTACACTCGTGTCAACGAGTTTGGCCAAGGTGGTGAAGACGAGGCCgtcgacgacaagaaggcaaaggatgaggccaaggacaagttggttgaggatgtcaaggccgaagccaagaccaCTGGCTCGGATACCGGCAATGCCAAGAAGCGGAAGTGAGTCTGGGATGGCAGCAAAAGCCGGGAGGGATTGCCTCCTGTGTTTGGTGGACACCTGGACATCCAGGTTTGGTAAATAGCCATTTCTATTTGGAACTTTACTCTAATGAGGCATCATTAACTTGGACATAAAATACTGTTTTGATGCTGTTGGGAGAACAGAGAACAGGTTCGGCCGGGAATCCCGTCCAGTCACTTATGCATAATAAAAGAGGCCCAAACTTTATGTTTGGCAAAAATCATGGTACTTTCTAGCCCTATGAATGTTTAAAATTGTCCTTCTTTTACGAATCTACGAATAACAATGAGGCCTGGGGAGTGTTGTGGCTGCCCACTGTCCTTTTGGGACAGACCCGCTAAATACGGCCCACTAACAAGCGTCATAGCGGATGAATTACAGGGTCTTTAGTGCTGTTTCCCAACTGTAAAGGGTATTCCGTCATTCCGTCTAGCTGCGGAGCTCAAGCCTCAGCTCAACTTCTATTTGATTCAAAGTGTGTATCAAACTGGCCGTTTCATACCTCGAGCAAGTGGCCACCTTTGCTTCGCATCTACATGTGAAACACAAATATCGAGTCCCTTGCAGCCTTTCTATTCCCTTTTCAGGCCTGCTCCTCTCCAACACTCCCTGGAATCTTCAACTGACGGTCTGGTTAATCGGCCCCGGTAATTATTTGGCTGCACAGCCTCATCTTCACGAGAGACACCTTGACAATACGGGAAAGGACCCTGAAGCCAATTGCTACATCATATTACGTACCTACCACCTGCTCAGCCTCATGCCTTCGGTTGCTTGGTGTACATAAACAAAGTCAAGTAAATAAATAGGGCAGCACAGCCCAGCCCTCAGTTTATTCCGCCCTACCTTGCCCTGCTTTAGCTTGGGTCCCTTGTTACATACCTACAGcgtcttcttcatcagatCAATTCTCTCGAGCCGGGGAGACCGGTTCGAGCCGACGAAACCTCATGCGCCGCCCCCAATCGCTACTGTCCCTCGCCCCGCGACGACGACGGTGATCGAGGTCTTTTACTTACCTCTCACCACTTCTCTACATATACGAATTATACCTTTCGACTCTCCGAGCTTACGTTATCCGCCCTCGGCGCAACCCCGCGATCTCTCTGTAGGCCGACCTTGGAGGGAAATCGCAACCACTATCCTCGAAACCGAACCATGAGCAGCCTCGACACAGTCGGGTCATTGCTTGCGGCCATTGCGAACCTCCTTGCCCAGGGATTGCGCATCCTCAGCTTGGCCGACAAGAGTCATTGGGGCCCTGACGAGTACGAGCAGGTTCATGCTCTCGCTTCTGCGCTggacgaggccaagaaggactttCAGGAGCTGGCACCCTTGGTCAATGGACAGATATACTACGAGACCGACCGGAAACGTATGTCAAAAGCAAGACTCTACGATTCGCCTGGCGAGAGAAATGTTTGGGAAGAGGACATGTGCTAACTTCCTGCTTAGATGAGTCTCTTGAAGAGCTGAGAGCATTGAAAACTCAATTCACTTCTCATATAGAACAGATAAAAGACTGGAGCCGTTCCGGTGGCCCAATAAATCCAGTATGGATACGCGAGACACAGACTTTACAGCGAAAGCTACACAGAGCGCAATGTCGAGCGGCAAGACGAATATACACCTCAGAAAAGGAATCATCTTCCAGATGTTTAGGCGCATTTCTCGTTTACCGACAACAACGCAAATGGGCAATGGATAAAACAGTACCGGACGAGCTCGAATATTCACGGAGATACCGGGAGGAATTGCGGCTATGTAACGCCATTGGGTCGTTCAAGCGATTCGGCGATCGCGACATTGCCTTTGTGTGCGACTACTGCGACGGTCACATAATATGGGAGGATATCGAAAACATGCCTTCGATACGAACGTTTCAAGAAGCCGCGGCGTCCCCGATTCTAACTTTATCGCCAACCCCCGATAACCCACATTGGCAGGCGACAGGTTTCACGAAATCTGGGCATCAGGAAAAGCAAATGGTCTTTGCGCCGGTCGCCATCGCAAATCACGTAGCGCCACAGCACCGCGACTGGCTAGCCGGTCTTCTGTGCCCATATTGCGAAACGGAATCGACAGTGCCTCAGGAGCAGtatgacgacgaggatgctTACCGGCCGGATCTAGGATACGAAGATATGGATGCGTACCAGGAGCATCTCGAATGGCAGCATACGGTGACAGCGCCAACGTCGCAAGCACAGGCGTCTTCGGATAACTGCACAGTGATGTAGTGGGGATCGGGCAAACGATATCAAGATTAGCGACCGAAAAAGTGGTGTTATTTGCTTTTATGGGTGGTTTGGGTAGAACAGATGGCatttggagtttggagtAACATACAGGCGCCCACAATAGGACAGCATAGTATTGAGCGATTGGGGTTATGGCTCATAAAGTTTCGCCAAAAGGCAAATGGATAGACGAGTTATTAACTTGTCACAATTGATCAGATAGCATACACTTAGGCCCTCCCTTTATATGGAACCTACTGAAACTCGTTTAATATGCGCCTGATATGATTAGCACAACCTTAAAACTAAGAGAATGAAGACAGTTGTATCATACAGACACAGATATTAGGTTTGTATAAACAGAACTAGCTCGCTTGCATTTCTTAAAAGAATCGCCAATACAGGaaaaagatgatgatgaagccaagagCGCCAAAGGGACCATACTGCTTAAGCAGAAGCTCCCAGTTGATGCGCACGGCAGCCCGTCGGTACTTTTTGCTGTCATCTCGCAGCCTCGAGCTGATCTCGCCCATGCGCTCCAGGTTATCTCCACGATACAGCAAATCCTCAATGTTCTTGGTCATGACCTTTGTGACATCGCGCAGCTCGTcattgagcttgtcgaggTTGGCCGTGGCACGAGAGTCGGCATAAGTGGTTTTCGTCTTGGAGATAAAGGTGTCGAATTCCATAAAAGCGTACGGTCGCAGAGCAGGGTTGTGCACTTGGGAGGCTGGGTAGTTGGTGGTGAACTCGCGGGCGAGATCGGCCAGGTAGGTAAAGGCGAGCTTCCGAGGGTACGAGGGAGCGCagatggcgaggaagacgatgtcCGAGTCGATGAGGTAGTGCAGCGTGTGGTTGGGCGTCTCGATGGAGGCTTGGGACTCGGAGTTACGGGTGAGTTTGCGGAGAACTTGGCGCACGTTCTGCTTGGTCTCTACGAGGGTAGACTCGGTCTGTAGAAGAATATTTGTGAGTATCGAGTTTTGGTCGAGGTTGTAGGATATGAGGGTATACCTGTTCATCGTCGACCGAGGCGCAGAGCATAAGGCCTTGTAGAATGTCAGTATATATGCTTGCGCTACGATAAAGATACAATATTCACCATCAAGCCTTGATATTTGCGTGGAGCTGATCATTTTTGCGTTTGGTCGTGAAGGTAGAAGAATAGGGGAGTGTCGCGCTGGTTCTCAATGTGGTTCGTTTGGGTGTCTTTCAAGACCTTCCGCTACCACTACGTGTCAAGAAGGCAGGCGATTAAGAGGGATGACGTCGAAGTGGCACGAAACTGAGTCACGCCCAGAGAAATTTATAATTGAATGGGAGCCTAGTTTTGACAGTGATAAAGACCAATTTAGTTGAGAATATAACTTTTTTTGTGTTGAAACTTAACTCTCTGGTTCGTTCTGGTGTCTGTATGTAACTCTGGTGGATGGTCGCAGTGGATCTGGGCACATGTTAGAGAGTTATGCTGATAAGataacaacatcaacttggCATTCCGGCTCAAGATGGTATTTCTAAATAGCATAGTTTGACTATTTACATGTCAATGTTTTGGTGATATAAAACATACGAGCTTTTTGTTTATGCTTTTGAGTTTAATTTCTGTTTAGAATCGATGTCACCATGAATTAAAATCAGATCTCTACCGGTATGAGACTCATCACAGAATATGTAACATATCTTGAGATTTCAAGAGATCAGTTGTTTATAATAAATACAGTGAGTAAACAATATCAACTTAAATTTATACTTCCTGCGATCTCTCTTAGTAAGACTTTGGCAATTTGTACAATCTAAAGTCAGggccgttgttgaaagacagcccaagcctgctgcCATTTGTTCTCATATGCTCATACTGGTAAAGAATAATCGTAATACATCAATTCTGCTTCAAAACGAAATAACTTTTATCatatctcatcttcttcatcatcaaagtcatcctCTCTGCCCATCTCATAAAGAATCCTCCCTCCCTCGCCTGCTCCAATGTCTGTTTGCGCATCAAAGTAGGGTAGCACAATACCCTCCCTATCCTTGCGTTGCTTTTCCGTCAAGCCAAGGTTGAATGTACTCTCAGGCTCTTCCTCTCCATCGCCTGTCTCACCACTATCCGTTGGTGTCGTAAACATAGGATGGTCTGCAAGCAAGCACACTTTGCCGGgcaaagctgctgctgctgaaccCTTGGGGCTGAGGATAAACTTTTCAGATACAGTTCTTCCGCTTCGTCGTCGCAATTCCATAAAGATTACAACTCCAGTGCTGTCTTCATTTCGgtccttgcccttctctCCGAGGCCGACGAGCAGTCCCTCGCGATCTTCGTTCAGACCCCATTCAGGCTCCTGGATGCTTCGATTCCGTGCCTTTTGACGTTGAATCTCTTGATACAAACTCGATAGTCTGAGAATAGCTGTGGCCAAATGACACAAGACTGTCAAAGGATGAGGCTCGTACTCGCTGAAGGATCGTGGTAGAACAATGGGCACGTCGTCATGATATGTGGCGACGATAGAGACAGCGGGTGTGATGATGCTTGACAGGAAGCTTGCCAGAGACTGTGGAGCCGCGGAAGCCAGAGCGTTGAGTGAGTCTATGATCACAACAGCCCCTCATGATAGTTAGCAAAATGCGCCTGGTTGATGACTCCTCCACTTACTTTGAGTGGGCTTGCCCTTGTCTACCAAAGGGTTGAACGCAGGGTAATGATTTAGCAAGTCCTTTCGCACACCCTGAAGATCTCTCCCCATAGCCTTTATGAAAACGTCTGCATCTTGTGGTTTCTTAAGCGTCACTatcgacaagaagatgactTGTGTCTTTGCGATCTGGATACTGGAGTTAGTCACACTGATTGTCTTCACTGGAGGGACAGACGTACTTTTGCTCGTGATACAAACTCGCGGAGAATTGGTCGCGCAGGCTGTTCGAGATTGTCGATCAAGAGGGTAAGAGGACTTGCACCATCGCGCAGGTTGAGGAGCTTTTGTAAGAGAAGCAGACTATGCGATCGAGCGTGGATATTTGAGGTTGGCGCCATGACTGCGTGCCCAGGTAAGCCTCAGATTCAACTGAGCACCTTGATAATGATTATTTCGAATTTGAAAAATGCCAGATTGAGTTCTTGTTCACTCGTTCACTATGCATCAAGTACATGGAATTGTGAAGGTGAATAGTTCAATTAGTGTGCCCAACTTTCATTAGCAGACGATCGAGAGAGAATTCAGTGGGTCATTTCTTTCTGAAATACTCCAGTTGCAGAAAGCCCAACCAAAAGAAAGATGCCACTATAAAAACCTGTAAAACCTTGTATTTCAGCTATCAGAAAACACAATTGAAGATAATTAGATAGGCAGCATAATGATTAGTCCAGTAGTTAGAGCTTCATGTAGTGACTTGTATCGGAACATGGGAGACGACAACcacaacttcttcatcagtAACCACCAACCAGGTGTGTATATACACAGTAGTTAGGCACGTTAATAAAGCTAGATCTAATAAACTTTAGAGAAGAATGATAATAAGTAACCTAAGAGCCTAGTCTAAACGGCATAAACTGATATTAGTTTTATACCTCGTTCCCAGTGGTTGGGCATCTTCACACGGATGGAGGCCACCacccaccaccatcaccagcatcttcGCACCATCCAGGAACGCGATACAACAAAAAATACACACAACAAGCAAAATAAATCGCGCCTGAAGGCGTTTATGGATGCGTAAtctgggaatcgaacccaGGGCTCCCCGAACCTTGCTGATGGCAACGGAGAAttttaccactaaaccaattACGCGGCTACTGTTTGTTAAAATCAGATGGCGTTGTCGAGACTCACAACCTTGAGCAGATACAGACAGGCAGACAGGCTGGGGCATGAGACGAACCATCATCTTGTTTATAACCTGTAGCCTATTCGTATTCCAGACATGGTCCGTCTTCTTGGGTTGTTCCCACTAAGCGTGACGCGAAACAAATCAACCCTTCATTTTTGACGCTCCTTTTCTGCGCCCATGGTAAACGCAGACACCCTTTCCGCCGCCGACATGTTTCTCGTTCGCCGGACACATTGGACTGCTTGGCAGATGTTCCGGGAGTTGAAATTCAAAAGGGGCCGGGCCCTCGTGGGGGCTTCTTCGAACGGGTTGTTTGGGGATCTTTTCCCGCCACTCGGCGGAATCAGGACTATAACTCTTGTGGCACACTATTTGTAGAGAGTGCCTCCTTGAAGAGGAGCCATGTATATCCACTTCGTCTAGGTCTGTGGAAGTGATTGTCTCTGTAAAGAACGAACGTGGCCGACAATTCACAGCACCGTCAGTCAGTGGAGGTGTTTTGATGCGTCTTGCTTCCTGAAGCAAGAGAAAAGTTAGTAGCTCCTAGTTTCTAGGCAATGGTTAGAACGTACCCCTCCTGGATATGGACTATCAACACAGTTGACTCGTACTGTCTCAGTATCAGCATACACTCTTTCATATCCAGGCATAGGCGTTACAGGGAACATACAAGATGCAGAGCTTGAGCCTagagatggaggaggagtcTCACCTTTGAGTATCTCTCTCACAGAGCTAGTCACGCTGCTGTAAGAATCCCCTGACTCCTTGCGACCCCATGGTGGTCGGCCAAAGAACCTTCGGCGGAGTTTGATTCTCGAtacatcatccttgaaatAGGACCCTGTTTTGGTGATTTGATGCATAGTGGTGTAGTTCCTAGTATCACCCACCGTTGAACACTGGTGTTCGTGCTCGGGCATTGCTGAGTATGGCGTTGCCTGGAAGAGTCAGTTTCGCTCTTTGTCTGTATTAAACCCAACTAACCTCTTTGCGGATTCTGAATTTCAGCTTGGACCCGATACTTTTCTTTGCCTTTCCGTAGAGACTACCGGAGCTACGTGGCGTAGAAGGCGGAGTGTCTGTTTTTCGTGATGGCACCCAATTATGCATCGGTGAGATCGAGTCCGTACTATCCCTGTCCACGCTTTGGGAGACCGAGCTGAAGTCTTGAGTATTATCTGAGAAGAGGTTGGTACTGGGATGCTGTAGTGAGAATACATGTGCCGACTCGGATACAAAGGGACTAGAAGGTGGTCTTTGCTGCGGCGGCTCAAAGCCATGGAAGTTAGGGGGGGCCGACAGCGATGCCAAAGGAGATCCAAGCGACAGGTCTCGTACGTCAGATTCACTGGCAGACTTTGTCGTCGAGTGATTCCGCCATCTGAAAAAACTCCTGCTTGAATTGCTCTTTCGTTGAGCCATAAGCTGGCGCTCTGCCCAGTAACCCTGTGGGAACCAGACCTACTCGAACCTATCACGAGGAGGTCGTGGGGGGTCAACCCCAAACCCCGAGGACTCAACAGATTGCCGATTTATAGGCCGAGGTGTAGTGCCCCCTGAAGGCAGCGGAGACGAAAATACATTCTCTGGCATCGAAGGTAGACTCGGCTGGTGTCTCATAGTATTATCATATTTCGGTCCGGACATAAAAAGCGACGGGGGAGCTAGAGAGGGGGACATTTGTGGCCCCAATGGAACATTGAAGTAGCTAGAGTGGTGTCAGAACAGCCTACAACCGTTGGCATGGGTCGCAAATACTTTGGTTCGTTCATGATAAAGATTCTCTAGACTGAATCAGAACGAGATGATATCGGCATGCCAACGTTGAAGAGTGTGCTCCTTGCATGATGTTATCCCTAAGTCGAGAAAGCTCGACTTGAGGGCGGTATCGTGTGTTCGCAACGAATTTAGGTAAACAACCAGGCATGTGCAAAGAAGTTGGAAGCAGGCGATTGAgataaagaagaagcgtAGGATGATTTATAGGAATGTATCCAATTTCGATTCTTAGGTAGGTAAAGggaggtaggtaggtggtTATAGGTATGTAAATGCAGCGGAGACGAGAGAACAGTGAGCTTTTGACGAGTGATTGTTGTTTCGAGGAGACGCCGTGACCTCTCCCGCTGCTCCTTC is drawn from Fusarium graminearum PH-1 chromosome 3, whole genome shotgun sequence and contains these coding sequences:
- a CDS encoding transporter SEC22 codes for the protein MISSTQISRLDGLMLCASVDDEQTESTLVETKQNVRQVLRKLTRNSESQASIETPNHTLHYLIDSDIVFLAICAPSYPRKLAFTYLADLAREFTTNYPASQVHNPALRPYAFMEFDTFISKTKTTYADSRATANLDKLNDELRDVTKVMTKNIEDLLYRGDNLERMGEISSRLRDDSKKYRRAAVRINWELLLKQYGPFGALGFIIIFFLYWRFF